One segment of Methanolinea mesophila DNA contains the following:
- a CDS encoding mechanosensitive ion channel family protein, with amino-acid sequence MRSYVLPLRYYLLLILIIGVMLGGLVLAELFTTGNMGFRVSFYLENLFTNPVAEKIFETLLVAIFILVAYTIGVYLIVRKIRDEGSRFTAARIFIALLLGLGFLLGMMVWVQDPGQIFLFIGIIWGALLIALRDLIQNVVASLSLLITREFSIGDRIQVKGIYGIVIDIGVFRTTLMQLDEQSGDHPSGKITTVPNGILFRETVTNLTRELSFTADEIRITLPFSSDIHRTRELLLEIVRKHTVEVQQQAREEIESLGNRKYLPEIDTGPTVYVHIDRYQVLMVVKYFTDQGRRAEIKNRIVEEITARVPDITEVNK; translated from the coding sequence ATGCGATCGTACGTACTTCCCCTGCGGTACTACCTGCTCCTCATCCTGATCATAGGGGTGATGCTGGGGGGGCTCGTCCTTGCAGAGCTGTTCACGACGGGAAATATGGGCTTTCGCGTGAGCTTCTACCTCGAGAACCTGTTTACCAATCCAGTCGCTGAAAAAATCTTCGAGACTCTCCTGGTCGCGATCTTCATCCTGGTGGCGTACACGATCGGGGTCTACCTTATCGTCAGGAAGATCCGGGATGAAGGGTCCCGTTTCACCGCGGCCAGGATCTTCATCGCACTCCTGCTCGGACTAGGGTTCCTGCTCGGCATGATGGTGTGGGTGCAGGACCCCGGGCAGATCTTCCTGTTCATCGGGATCATCTGGGGCGCCCTCCTGATTGCGCTCCGGGACCTGATCCAGAACGTGGTCGCGAGCCTGTCCCTGCTCATCACCCGGGAGTTTTCCATCGGTGACCGGATCCAGGTAAAAGGCATCTACGGGATTGTAATCGACATCGGTGTATTCCGCACCACCCTGATGCAGCTCGACGAGCAGTCCGGGGATCATCCCAGCGGGAAGATCACCACTGTCCCGAACGGCATACTGTTCCGGGAGACCGTGACCAACCTGACCCGGGAGCTCTCGTTCACGGCCGACGAGATACGGATAACGCTTCCTTTCTCCTCCGATATACACAGGACGCGGGAGCTCCTCCTCGAAATCGTCCGGAAGCACACCGTGGAGGTCCAGCAGCAGGCCCGAGAGGAGATCGAGAGCCTCGGGAACCGGAAGTACCTGCCGGAGATCGATACCGGGCCGACGGTCTACGTGCACATAGACCGGTACCAGGTCCTCATGGTGGTGAAGTACTTCACCGACCAGGGCCGTCGGGCGGAGATCAAGAACCGGATCGTTGAGGAGATCACCGCACGGGTCCCGGATATCACGGAAGTAAACAAATGA
- a CDS encoding YqhA family protein, producing MTADESLVKDTPNKRVWLKNLYIVTRILVIIAIIGMIVTSIVVILAGVAQLFRIFSFLIHDGVFSEEAGRFLSVTVTEMIDLYLIGLVLIIFALGLYQLFIDSTLDLPEWLDTPTFEVLKERLLIVIVVVLPVMFLGYAAIATDGMFIAGLGIAMALVMIAIGYILAIASRSRLEKRRLELEGAGREK from the coding sequence ATGACTGCCGATGAGAGTCTCGTCAAGGACACGCCAAATAAACGTGTCTGGCTGAAAAACCTGTACATTGTCACCCGGATCCTGGTAATCATCGCAATTATCGGCATGATCGTGACCTCAATCGTGGTGATACTCGCCGGGGTTGCGCAGTTGTTCCGGATCTTCTCCTTTCTCATCCATGATGGCGTGTTCTCAGAAGAGGCAGGAAGATTTCTCTCTGTCACGGTGACAGAGATGATAGACCTCTACCTGATCGGTCTTGTCCTCATTATTTTTGCACTCGGACTCTACCAGCTCTTTATCGACAGTACTCTCGATCTTCCGGAGTGGCTCGACACCCCTACATTCGAGGTATTAAAGGAGCGTCTGTTGATAGTCATCGTGGTGGTCCTTCCCGTGATGTTCCTCGGGTATGCTGCCATCGCCACCGACGGGATGTTCATCGCCGGGCTTGGAATTGCCATGGCCCTGGTCATGATCGCCATAGGATATATCCTCGCTATCGCGTCCCGGAGCCGTCTCGAGAAGAGACGACTTGAACTCGAGGGAGCCGGCAGGGAAAAATAG
- a CDS encoding class I SAM-dependent methyltransferase encodes MTSEDCFHQVFGQMPRQGPGYPEATRKAWSLIPSVPPRPVIVDIGCGTGTQTRDLAGLTDGSITAVDVYEPFLEKIAEWAQREGLSKRVRTVKASMDDLPFDRDQFDIIWSEGAIDIMGFEKGLSLWKQYCKKGGHIVVSDLTLFAASAPEELIEFWKPYGVTISTEEEKARQISAAGLQLLHTFRLEKKGWTEYFYEPMGKVIEALRKEKGDIPECAAVLDALEQEGVMYRKYGNSYGYSFFVMRNP; translated from the coding sequence ATGACATCGGAAGATTGTTTTCACCAGGTATTCGGGCAGATGCCCCGCCAGGGCCCGGGGTATCCGGAAGCGACCAGGAAGGCGTGGTCCCTGATCCCTTCCGTTCCACCGCGTCCCGTGATCGTGGACATCGGGTGCGGGACCGGGACCCAGACCCGCGACCTCGCCGGCCTGACCGACGGATCTATCACCGCAGTCGATGTGTACGAGCCGTTTCTCGAAAAGATCGCCGAATGGGCGCAGCGGGAAGGACTATCGAAGCGGGTCAGGACCGTGAAGGCATCGATGGACGACCTGCCGTTCGACCGGGACCAGTTCGATATCATCTGGTCGGAAGGGGCCATCGATATCATGGGGTTCGAAAAAGGGCTCTCGCTCTGGAAACAGTACTGTAAAAAGGGAGGCCATATCGTGGTCTCCGACCTGACCCTGTTCGCGGCGTCCGCACCGGAAGAGCTGATCGAGTTCTGGAAACCCTACGGAGTCACTATCTCCACCGAAGAAGAGAAAGCACGCCAGATATCTGCCGCCGGACTCCAGCTCCTCCACACCTTCCGGCTGGAGAAGAAAGGATGGACGGAATATTTTTATGAACCGATGGGGAAGGTAATCGAAGCACTACGAAAAGAAAAGGGCGATATTCCCGAGTGTGCTGCAGTCCTCGATGCACTCGAACAGGAAGGGGTGATGTACCGGAAATACGGGAACTCCTACGGGTACTCTTTCTTCGTCATGCGGAATCCCTAG